Proteins from a single region of Belliella baltica DSM 15883:
- the rplU gene encoding 50S ribosomal protein L21: MYAIVNIAGKQFKVTKDRFVYAPKLQGEAGASVEFDQVLLAEDNGTVSIGAPIIAGAKVSGKILDHVKGDKVIVFKKKRRKGYKKKNGHRQDFTKVLIENIVL; the protein is encoded by the coding sequence ATGTACGCAATAGTTAACATCGCAGGAAAGCAGTTCAAAGTAACAAAAGATCGGTTCGTTTATGCACCAAAGTTGCAAGGCGAAGCTGGCGCTTCCGTGGAATTTGACCAAGTACTGTTGGCGGAAGACAACGGAACAGTGTCAATTGGTGCTCCAATCATCGCAGGAGCAAAGGTATCAGGTAAAATCCTTGATCATGTAAAAGGTGACAAAGTAATCGTTTTCAAAAAGAAAAGAAGAAAAGGTTACAAAAAGAAAAATGGTCACAGACAAGATTTTACTAAAGTATTGATTGAAAATATTGTATTATAA
- the rpmA gene encoding 50S ribosomal protein L27, giving the protein MAHKKGVGSSRNGRESHSKRLGVKKFGGESVISGNIIVRQRGTKHHPGENVGLGKDHTLFATADGKVEFKKKFDGKSYVHVVPATA; this is encoded by the coding sequence ATGGCTCACAAGAAAGGTGTCGGTAGTTCTAGAAACGGTAGAGAATCACATAGCAAGAGGCTAGGTGTTAAGAAATTCGGTGGCGAATCAGTTATTTCTGGTAACATCATCGTCAGACAAAGAGGAACAAAACATCATCCAGGAGAAAATGTAGGATTGGGTAAAGACCATACACTTTTCGCAACTGCTGATGGAAAGGTTGAATTCAAAAAGAAATTTGACGGAAAATCTTATGTACACGTAGTTCCAGCTACAGCATAA
- a CDS encoding S9 family peptidase: MNLKNYLLTLIFLLCIDKGFAQKKPLQLEDYSKWSRIVSPTPSPDGNWFAYALRPNGGDDTLHLKSLQPEDLQVIPFGSSPTFSENSKFFAYYTNPNKAETEKLRKAKKPVIQTAHLKSLSSNHKFEVERARRMDFSKDGKFWVVLKEKQENTKTEVRGADLVLYDLTKNQATTLGNVVEFAFNQKSTHLAYIIDAEDQIGNGVFLLDLSNMSTSILDSDKALYQNLTWDDSQAKKVDWSNKGNQIAVLKGNKVDSLLQQDNSLLVFSDLNNTIKKQVLTNKSADFPSDFVISDKSRIAFSNDGFSVTLGIKEQEVKEKISKDTIANVDVWHWKDDYIQSVQIVRANRDKNFTYSAIYHINSGKFVRLADDNLKFVSDSKHSKYRIGRDDTPYINDVNWGISPADMYRVDIATGERKKFEDLVIRPLGDSPDGKYYLYQKDTALILYNVDTDTKTNISQKASVIFMDMEHPYPHENPPFGVAGWTKDGKSVIVNHKYDLWMLALDGSKAENITKIGDSQEIRFRHLSLDSEEDWIDTKEPFLLTAYGEWTKKEGFYELTIGSQPKPIVFEDMGYGRPIKAKNANKVFFTKQTFIDFPDYYFANLNFANQKKITNANPQQSEYKWGKRKLVDFTDSRGNKLQGTLTFPADYEEGNAYPTIFYFYEKMSDRHHQYSMPVYDDRPHFSTYASNGYLIFMPDIVFEEGKPGTSSLDVITSAAKELIKLGYADKDNIGLQGHSWGGYQTSFILTQTDMFKCIVTGAPPTNLESFYNNIYGSSGTVHHGIMEIGQVRMGKGVTPWTHREIYQRENPMHHVPNIKTPFMILHGTADGAVDWSQGLELFNAARRMGKEVIFLSYPNEGHHLANEANQKDFQKRMKEYFDHHLMGKTAPEWMEKGVPHLKKQYNKAD, encoded by the coding sequence ATGAATTTAAAAAACTACTTACTCACCTTGATTTTTCTTTTGTGCATTGATAAAGGATTTGCACAAAAGAAGCCATTGCAATTAGAAGACTATTCCAAATGGTCTAGAATAGTGTCTCCTACTCCATCTCCTGATGGAAATTGGTTTGCTTATGCCCTTCGCCCTAATGGTGGGGATGACACCTTACATTTGAAATCACTTCAACCCGAAGACCTTCAAGTTATTCCATTTGGCTCCTCCCCTACATTTTCAGAGAATAGTAAATTTTTCGCTTATTATACCAATCCAAATAAAGCTGAAACGGAAAAACTAAGAAAGGCAAAAAAGCCAGTGATTCAAACAGCTCACCTTAAGTCCCTCAGCTCAAATCATAAATTCGAAGTAGAGAGAGCAAGAAGAATGGATTTCTCTAAAGATGGTAAATTTTGGGTAGTTCTTAAAGAAAAACAAGAAAACACTAAAACTGAAGTTAGAGGAGCGGATTTGGTTTTATATGATTTGACTAAAAATCAAGCTACGACATTAGGCAACGTAGTGGAGTTTGCTTTCAATCAAAAAAGTACGCATTTGGCTTATATTATTGATGCTGAAGATCAAATAGGGAATGGCGTTTTTTTACTTGACTTAAGCAACATGTCTACTTCAATTTTAGATAGCGATAAAGCATTGTATCAAAATTTAACTTGGGATGACAGTCAAGCAAAAAAAGTAGACTGGTCCAACAAAGGGAATCAAATTGCTGTATTAAAGGGAAATAAAGTGGATAGTCTTTTGCAGCAGGATAATTCCTTGCTTGTCTTTTCTGATTTAAATAACACTATCAAAAAGCAAGTCCTTACCAATAAAAGTGCGGATTTTCCTTCTGATTTTGTAATTAGTGACAAAAGTAGAATAGCATTTAGTAATGATGGTTTTTCAGTCACTCTTGGAATAAAAGAACAAGAAGTAAAAGAAAAAATAAGTAAAGACACTATTGCAAATGTAGATGTTTGGCATTGGAAAGATGACTATATTCAGTCAGTTCAGATTGTTAGAGCCAATAGAGACAAGAATTTTACTTACAGTGCTATTTACCACATCAATTCTGGGAAATTTGTGCGGTTAGCAGATGATAATTTGAAATTTGTAAGTGATTCTAAGCATTCAAAATATAGGATTGGTAGAGATGATACTCCCTACATCAATGATGTAAATTGGGGAATATCTCCAGCTGATATGTACCGAGTTGACATTGCCACGGGTGAAAGAAAGAAGTTTGAAGATCTAGTAATCAGACCTTTGGGAGACTCACCTGATGGTAAATATTATTTATATCAAAAGGATACTGCGCTTATTTTATATAATGTAGACACAGATACTAAAACCAATATTTCTCAAAAAGCATCAGTGATCTTTATGGATATGGAACATCCTTATCCTCACGAAAACCCACCTTTTGGTGTGGCAGGTTGGACCAAGGATGGGAAAAGTGTAATCGTCAATCACAAGTATGATTTGTGGATGTTGGCTCTAGATGGATCAAAAGCTGAAAACATTACTAAAATAGGTGACAGCCAAGAAATTAGATTTCGTCATCTCAGTCTAGACTCAGAAGAAGATTGGATAGATACTAAAGAACCTTTCCTACTGACCGCTTATGGAGAATGGACCAAAAAAGAAGGTTTCTATGAACTTACGATTGGTTCCCAACCAAAACCAATTGTGTTTGAAGATATGGGCTATGGTAGGCCTATAAAAGCAAAAAACGCGAACAAAGTATTTTTCACGAAACAAACATTCATAGATTTTCCTGATTACTATTTCGCTAATCTGAACTTTGCAAATCAAAAGAAAATCACAAATGCTAATCCACAACAAAGTGAATATAAATGGGGAAAGAGAAAATTGGTTGATTTTACAGACAGTCGAGGAAATAAACTACAGGGGACATTAACTTTTCCTGCGGATTATGAAGAGGGAAATGCATATCCTACTATTTTCTACTTTTATGAAAAAATGTCAGATAGACATCATCAATATTCTATGCCTGTGTATGATGATCGACCACATTTCTCTACTTATGCTAGTAATGGATACTTGATTTTTATGCCTGACATTGTATTCGAAGAAGGCAAACCTGGTACAAGCTCTCTCGATGTCATCACTTCAGCTGCCAAAGAACTGATCAAGTTAGGTTATGCAGATAAAGATAATATTGGATTACAAGGACATAGCTGGGGAGGCTATCAGACCTCATTTATTCTAACCCAAACAGATATGTTCAAATGCATAGTCACTGGTGCACCTCCAACTAATCTAGAGAGTTTTTATAATAATATTTATGGAAGCTCTGGAACAGTTCATCATGGCATCATGGAAATCGGACAAGTAAGAATGGGGAAAGGAGTTACTCCATGGACACATAGAGAAATTTATCAAAGAGAAAATCCAATGCATCATGTACCAAATATCAAAACACCATTTATGATTTTGCATGGAACTGCTGATGGAGCAGTGGATTGGTCTCAGGGCTTGGAACTATTCAATGCAGCTAGAAGAATGGGGAAAGAAGTGATATTTCTCTCTTACCCCAATGAAGGACATCACCTAGCCAATGAAGCAAATCAAAAAGATTTTCAAAAAAGGATGAAAGAATACTTTGACCACCACCTTATGGGTAAAACAGCACCTGAATGGATGGAAAAAGGGGTTCCTCATCTCAAAAAACAATACAATAAAGCAGATTAA
- a CDS encoding SusC/RagA family TonB-linked outer membrane protein, whose amino-acid sequence MRKILLAVMLLMIASIGQIQAQQKTVKGTVISNADNQPIPGANIQIKGTTIGAITDIDGTFSIDIPGNESVLLVSYIGYLSKEVLVGNQSTFNILLEEDVKQLGEVIVVGYGEQDRKTLTSSISSVSSKDIQNLPMASPDQMMQGRAAGVQVNSSSGTPGGGMFIRVRGSTSINASSDPLYVVDGIPIVSNNQSAVGLGGQITNPLADINPADIESMEILKDASATAIYGARAANGVVLITTKRGAVQKAKIEISSYVGIQSLWRQPDVVDGPTFERLINEARINNGQTPIYANPDAALNTDWMAQIFQDAPIKNFDASITGGTEKVKYLVSLNQFDQDGITKPSNFNRTSGRVNLDFAATDKLNIGTSILISRNFRNRVRNDNNIFGAIGAAYFLPTNEPIFQPDGSYTKFSIFENPKAAVDEVDIGMLTNRILANIYADYEIAPGLIFRSTWSLDYNNVKEDIYDNTLLNTGAATNGNANSIVTINDNWIWENVLSYQKNFGTDHSFNALLGYSAQNSYFERTRASGQQFPSNDFRRIASAAVQTSSSEGSGWGIEGIFGRVNYAYKEKYLATVNIRRDASSRFGAANQAAVFPSVAVGWVLTEENFMANQSFFSTLKPRASWGITGNQTGIGDFQARGLWGGGANYTDFPGTAPNQLANPDLKWETTTQTNVGIDIGILNDRFTFTFDYYDKQTKDLLLAVPLPRSTGFNSLVQNFGEMENKGFEVGINGILINKKDFSWDFGFNISQNRNLVKRISAPFNVFTRDLIRVQEGFPLFSFWLNEQVRVDPETGLSIYRTVNGEAAVNSPDFNSGRDRFIVGNAQPDFFGGLNSNLRFKNFDFNMFWQYTVGNDQLNWVRFFQEHGGTRNTGFVSSQLRRWQQPGDITDVPRMISANYRGDLRPDRFLEDGSYLRLKNLSLGYTLPSTISEKIGFSRIRVYGSGQNLLTITNYTGLDPEVNTGADLGGLAEGIDLYAMPQPRVIMGGLNLTFK is encoded by the coding sequence ATGAGAAAAATATTACTAGCAGTCATGCTTTTAATGATTGCCTCAATTGGGCAAATCCAAGCACAACAAAAAACAGTCAAAGGAACGGTAATTTCCAATGCTGATAATCAACCGATTCCTGGTGCAAATATTCAAATTAAAGGAACTACTATAGGAGCTATCACTGATATAGATGGAACCTTTAGTATTGATATTCCTGGGAATGAATCGGTTCTTCTCGTAAGCTACATTGGCTACCTATCAAAAGAAGTTCTAGTAGGTAATCAATCGACTTTTAATATTTTGCTTGAAGAAGATGTCAAGCAACTTGGCGAAGTTATAGTTGTAGGATATGGAGAGCAGGACAGAAAAACACTTACTTCGTCAATTTCATCTGTTTCTTCAAAAGACATTCAGAATTTGCCAATGGCATCACCTGATCAAATGATGCAAGGTAGAGCTGCCGGTGTGCAAGTGAATTCATCTTCCGGTACTCCAGGTGGAGGTATGTTTATTAGAGTTAGAGGTAGTACTTCTATTAATGCAAGTTCTGATCCACTTTATGTAGTGGATGGGATACCCATTGTATCAAATAATCAATCAGCTGTAGGTCTTGGAGGACAAATCACAAACCCCTTAGCTGATATCAATCCAGCTGATATAGAATCAATGGAAATCTTGAAGGATGCATCAGCTACTGCTATTTATGGAGCAAGAGCTGCCAACGGGGTAGTACTCATCACCACCAAACGTGGAGCAGTACAAAAAGCAAAAATTGAAATTAGTTCTTATGTGGGAATTCAGTCATTATGGAGACAGCCTGATGTGGTTGATGGCCCTACATTTGAAAGGCTCATCAATGAAGCTAGGATAAATAATGGACAAACTCCAATATATGCAAATCCAGATGCTGCGTTGAATACTGACTGGATGGCTCAAATTTTTCAAGATGCACCAATCAAAAATTTTGATGCTTCTATCACAGGTGGTACAGAGAAAGTGAAGTACTTAGTGTCTTTGAATCAGTTTGATCAAGATGGGATAACAAAGCCCTCAAATTTCAATAGAACTTCAGGACGGGTTAATCTTGATTTTGCAGCAACTGATAAGTTAAATATTGGGACAAGCATTTTAATTTCAAGAAATTTCAGAAACCGAGTAAGGAATGATAATAACATCTTCGGAGCAATTGGAGCTGCTTATTTCTTACCTACCAATGAGCCAATCTTTCAACCTGATGGTTCATACACTAAGTTCTCGATTTTTGAAAATCCAAAAGCTGCGGTTGATGAAGTTGATATCGGTATGCTTACCAATAGAATATTGGCCAATATCTATGCAGACTATGAAATTGCACCTGGCTTGATTTTCCGATCCACATGGAGTCTAGATTACAACAATGTAAAAGAAGATATCTATGATAACACATTGCTTAATACTGGAGCTGCTACAAACGGAAATGCCAATTCAATTGTAACAATTAATGACAACTGGATTTGGGAAAATGTTCTTTCCTACCAAAAAAACTTCGGAACTGATCATAGTTTCAATGCCTTGTTAGGTTATTCTGCTCAAAATAGCTACTTCGAAAGGACAAGGGCTTCAGGACAACAGTTTCCAAGTAATGATTTCCGCAGAATAGCAAGTGCAGCTGTACAAACATCATCTTCTGAAGGAAGTGGATGGGGAATAGAAGGTATTTTCGGTCGTGTCAATTATGCATACAAGGAAAAATACCTAGCTACAGTCAATATAAGACGAGATGCTTCTTCCAGATTTGGAGCAGCGAATCAGGCTGCAGTATTCCCATCCGTAGCAGTAGGTTGGGTACTTACTGAGGAAAATTTTATGGCTAATCAGTCATTTTTCAGTACTCTGAAGCCTCGAGCAAGCTGGGGTATCACAGGTAACCAAACAGGAATTGGCGATTTTCAAGCTAGAGGGCTTTGGGGTGGTGGAGCAAATTACACTGACTTCCCTGGAACAGCACCTAATCAATTGGCAAACCCAGACCTTAAGTGGGAGACTACTACCCAAACCAATGTCGGTATAGATATAGGTATCTTAAATGATCGGTTTACTTTCACTTTTGATTATTACGACAAGCAAACAAAAGATTTATTATTAGCCGTTCCACTTCCTAGATCTACTGGATTCAACTCATTGGTTCAAAACTTTGGTGAAATGGAAAACAAAGGTTTTGAAGTGGGTATCAATGGTATTCTGATCAACAAAAAAGATTTCTCTTGGGATTTTGGATTTAATATTTCCCAAAACAGGAATTTGGTTAAAAGAATTTCAGCTCCCTTCAATGTATTTACCAGAGACTTGATAAGAGTACAGGAAGGTTTCCCTCTTTTCTCTTTCTGGCTGAACGAACAAGTCAGAGTTGATCCTGAAACTGGATTATCAATCTATAGGACTGTAAATGGAGAAGCTGCAGTAAACTCCCCTGATTTCAATTCAGGAAGAGATCGCTTTATTGTAGGTAATGCTCAGCCCGATTTCTTTGGAGGCTTAAATTCAAATCTTAGATTTAAAAACTTTGATTTCAATATGTTCTGGCAATATACAGTTGGGAATGACCAGTTAAACTGGGTAAGATTCTTCCAAGAACATGGTGGCACGAGAAATACAGGGTTTGTTAGTTCACAGTTGAGAAGATGGCAACAGCCTGGAGACATTACTGATGTACCAAGAATGATTTCTGCAAACTATAGAGGTGATTTAAGACCTGATAGATTCTTAGAAGACGGCAGTTATTTAAGACTCAAAAACTTGTCGCTCGGCTATACTTTGCCATCCACAATCTCTGAAAAAATTGGATTTAGCAGAATTAGGGTTTATGGTTCAGGCCAAAACTTGCTGACAATAACCAATTATACGGGATTAGATCCTGAAGTAAATACTGGAGCAGATCTGGGAGGACTTGCAGAAGGTATTGATCTTTACGCAATGCCACAGCCTAGAGTAATTATGGGTGGTTTGAATCTAACCTTTAAATAA